The Pieris brassicae chromosome 7, ilPieBrab1.1, whole genome shotgun sequence genome includes the window ctttttatcaaaatatctcCAGCCGTTTAGAAGTTTAAGATTAACACATGCACAgatgatttatatatacttgCTGTTAATTtgctgtatagataaataacttAGATACCGACTACAGCGCCATCagccgggctgatttgtgaatctaaacgcATTCAAATCGGACCAGCTATTTcagaggagttcagtgacatacatacgtatcgtaaaaaaaatgtgtgcgtgtacctAGTGTGCACGCATAACttctttatgattttatttttcgaaaaatgatctattatatgatctactatataactttacagaaattggttaaataaatttaaattagataaagtttaagaaaaggcttttattatcatatacatgaatacaaataatacaattatttcatttgaccttattactactaagattactACAGAATTtcttactatcattgttatcgttattatatatttttgttattaatcgcttcgaatctcttcgaatcaaccgtggtagggaaaagaaaaagatggcgcgtagccaaaaaatgtgacggataataattatcattatatcCCGCCTGCCCTGCTGTTTTCGACCGATATTGCGAGACAAACGAACAGCAATTCgtcgtaaatatttaaatgcagAGCCCATGTAACAACCGTTttcttatatagaaaaataacgaCTCGTCAATAGTTAAGATACTGAAACCCAGCCGTCTACTTCTAAATATGATATAGTTTATCTAATTCAAGTAAAGGTCAAAGAAAAGGCAGTGACCTTAGCCTCGGTAAGTTCGCACGCTtcttttataacttttacttAATTACACAAAATACGACGTTCCTATGTCACAAGACTATGTTCTCGAAAGTGAAAACTGGGGTAATGATTTTTAGAAAACAATGGCCATAAACAAATATGCTATGatgtaaaaagtttttgtGATTAAAGCTTCTTCGAAGTTATGaattaaaagcaataaatgCTGGTAGCGTCTGTGCAGCGTGGCGGTTATCCAAACTGATATAATTGCAACacgtttcatttattataataataataattgaggCCTTTATTGCTGTAGTTTTCACACCTAGAACATAGGCAACGTGaagtactaaaaataaaaaaataaaaattagtattaataattaatcggcAAGCCGGTTGGTTTTCCTTAAACATCTTGTCCttggacataggcctcctcTAAGGGCGTCCACTCTTCTCTGATTCTTTACGCATCCACATAGGGCCAACTACTCTTCGCACATCATCTTcccatctttttatttgtcttcctcgttttcttttgttatagcGATATTCCGTTACTTTCTTCGTCCATTTATCTTTATCTTCTCTCATAATGAGTCTGTTCCATTTCCATTTCAATCTTCCACTAGAAGTAACAgcatttttaaactttgtcATGTCCTTTATTTCTTCTAGTTTTACCCTATCAATTGCAGACCTAGAACACTCCTATCGATATTATTCTGACATACTCTTagtttattttcttgtttGTCAGTGAGTGACCTGGTTTAACATGCGTATATCAGGCACGGTAATATACAAGCATCAAAtacttttctatattatacatataaacaaatatccagtatatttattatactattaatttGTTCATAACAAAACTATCGAACTATAATGACATTAttcaacataataaaaaaggttaaGGTATTGCCTCAAATCCTACGATTCCGTACAGtcgaatagttttttttataacgtaatatattttagtttattattgtgAATCAATgtgatacaatattttgtaaccTGGTAAGAGTATTGAATAGtactttttattcaatttttttagtcGACTCGACGCTAGTCTTTCGACAACTGAGGacttaaggtttttattaaggCAGTTTGTGTGTGGTGCTGAAAAACAAAACtgtagaaccagctgcccaatCCTAACCAATTCGATCATTcagaagagcgtaccaattcttaaaaggcaacgcattcgcgagccttctggcattgagagtgtccatgggcaacagtatcacttaacatcaggttagCCCCTTCGCCACGGCTCGgagctattaaaaataaaacgaaattatGATTTAGTAAAGCAGTCTGCCTTAAGAACATTCTAATTGAGAGTAATAGAACTTTACTCTCATATATATAGGTTACTTTGAAGATGCCTTAAAATTATGTAGTTATCGAACATTACGTGAATTACCTAATATTGAAGTTTTTTATTCGTTCTAAAAGATCACATCTAAAAGAACAcatctttaaaaatactgaATTTATAATGCGATGACATTCgccaatacttttatgtaTGCCATTGTCATGACCAGTACTTCAGGaacatgtatataaataaatgttttgttgctCCTGCTTTCAAGCGtcctttaaaattgtattttgtgtaTGTACTCTAAATtgctgtttattttttttatttagaagtgttactcaaactttttttttaacaatcttCTCTGTgaaacaatttctttttgGCTTTAACTTGTATTGTATTTGTGATGTGTGTCTCTGGTTCCTTATTggtaaatataacatatattgtatttgtgaTGTTTCAGTGTTTCCTtattggtaaataaaaaatagacatTTATTGAAAAGTAGGTAAAAGCAAAGACTCATTTTGcgatttaatataatgttatacaGTCCTGTACGTATGACATTGTTTGAATTGGATAATTTTTTGAgtattataatctatatagGCTTCCAAGCACGCATGGTAAATTGCAAGtgtttgtttacaaaatttctCGCAAACTAAAAGTCATTTCGATCGTTATTTCTTACATTCCAAGTAAATAAACCGTTTAAGTTTCTGGAggggtataataataatgttaacgGGTTTTTAAAGTCGGTTTAATTGTTCTAAATTGTTGGTGGATAGGTTGCCCTTTGGCGTATTGATAAATTTAGTTATAGGTCTATAGTCTATAGAATTTGTCTATGCTTCCCGACACAACATCCGTGAAGCTCAACATAGTTACTAACCCAATTTTATTACCTACCAGCAACACTACCAATTTCATAATGAAAACACAAATAACATTACGTAAGTCTCAAGAGTTCtacgaaaaaataatttaaaccaaagtttaattattactcCTCTAATGTACAGCAATGTAGCAGAGCTTTCTTAAGATGTAAAGATAAGACCGGTTTCTAGTCTCTAGGGTAAAGGGCAGTGAGATACtatcataaataaacacaCTCTTCCTTTAATCTCATAGAAAATGTTACTAAGCTTACACAAAGAAGTAcattacaaagaaaaatttacCATATTAACGAGACGAGATTTCTTCATatgatctttaattatatttgtctatAAGTTTGTCCATAAATTGATTCTGATACTATTTCCCTAAAAAGTAATCtttacaaaaagtaaatataataattacgtaatcacaattatatttttttttaaacctggCATTTAACGTATAAGTGTTTAGATATTCACCTACAATAGTATTGGCCGTCATATAATGTTCTAAGTTCCGAAACTAGACGGGGACCAATACAAAGATGGGCATGGAAAATGTCTAAATCAATCGCTGGAAGTTCGACTCCACCTACTTTGAGGACTCATTCCTAAACGTCAATCGgcaacatttatataatcattaagttaaatacaaaattcagattatgtattttttttataaaaacctaatctttatatgtaaatattatatgcgttgtaaaaaaattgccgtcacatttttcggttacgcgtcacattctTCCGTAACgagccatctttttcttgtccttaCCACAGTTGATTTGAAgagataacaatgatagtaataattctataacaattaatgaaattctgtaataatcttagtagtaataaggtataaagaaatgaaataaaaataattgtattatttgtattcttgtaataaaataaagataataaaagcgttttggtaaaatttatctaatttaactttatttaaccaatttctgtaaagattCATTCAGAtcaagataatttttcgaaaaataaggtcattcAGAAGTTacactagtgtacacacgtaagaacacgcacacattttttaaaattaagttttgacaCAAATACAACATGTTaatgatatagaaatctgGGGTCCAGGTTGCAAAAGTTGTAACGCCTCTGATTTCCTGAAATGAAAATGTCTTCAATTGCACTTATATCGTAACGCCTTATGTAATGTTATCACTAAAATTACAATGCAACATACAGTAGTAATGCATTCAAACATCTTTCAATAATACGTGATTGTAATTATTCACTAGAACTGTGAGACATTTCACTTTTACCCATATTTATTCAAGTGATGTGCCCAAACGAATGTCAAGTGTTGCAAGATGTTCCCAATACGATTACACAGTTTTCTAGAAAAGTAGAAGactactaaataatttttaaccttTTGAAGTAGCTGTATCCAATAAGGCGTTGTAAttgatagaaataattttaaattgtaacagGTTTCTTCCGTTGGCACGTATCGACGGTATTGTATGGGAAAGAGAAAAGTATAAAGAATAACTTGTGGGAAGTAGTTACAATGGCGCAATGCAACGTGTTTCTCTAATTTTCTAACTAATTACAAAATGCACGGTTATCGCAATTTCTacttcataaattaaataatagtgattgaatatttgtatttttcagGTGGTTGGGGTTCTACTCATCACAGTGATTGTAAGATGTGAACCGATGTTAGACTCTTACAGTTATAGGAATGAAGCATCTCAGTTTGGTGATCTGTTGAGACCACCACCTCCACCGCCGTTATCGATTCACCCTGTGCCATTTCATGGAGCACCTGTAAGGTCTGCACACCAAAGTGGAGATATTAGCTACCAATATCAAGTACctccaccaccaccaccaccattACCGCCTATAACCGCACCAAGTGACTTTAAACAACCAGCCCCATTTTACAgacaatataatttcaattttgtcCCACAACCTCAGCCATTTACAACTACTCCGTCTCCTACAATGTTCCAGAAAGTGTCACAGTGGCTGTTTCCCTCTCAGCAAATTTCggatgatataaataattcaccCAGCAGTTACAGTATACCACAAAAAAAAGATTGTAATCCTTGCAATTTTTCTCCGTGGATACCAGTTATACGATATGATGTAACTAAAAATCATGACAACCCAAAACCTGTTTATGGAGTTCCGAACCCCAGTggttcaaatatattaaatagtgtGCAAAATCTCCCCCAACGGTTCAACAAAAACTCTGATCCAAATCATTTTTCGACAGACGGATCTCATGTCACATATGGTCTACCCAAACAAACATTTGGAGAAAGTAATATCTTTACTAGTCCAAGTTCAACGTATGGTCCACCAAGCCACACTGTCACAATATCACACACCCTACCAAGTGTAAACCCCTTTGTAAGTTCATCTTATGACATTTCAAGTAATTCATATAGTTCCCCATTATCAAATCATAATTCACAAAATGTGTATAGTTCATTGACATCAAGttcttcaatatatataacacaatCTTCAACGTTAGCGCCTAGTATTTCAAACTATAATGAACATACCTCAAGCCAACGATTACCAAACAAGAATTATGTAGAATATTCTTCAACAGTAAATCCTTCACATGACTTTCAATTACCGAAAGTTGAGCAGCCaactcaatttaaaaattcatatggCGAACCAATAGTAAACTCATATGCCTTAGATATACCTTATTCAGTATCATCTACTGGTGCTGAATCTCATAAAGTGAACACGGAAGTACTTCCGGACAGTAACCCATTATCAAATACTCCAAATGTCTCTATAGCTTTATCTAATCCAGCTCCATTTAGTCTGAATAAAGGTAGGAACATACATACCTTACAACCTGTAGCCTTACCAAATTTAAGTGTGTCACCATTACCACCAATTTTTAATGCTCGACCTTTTCGGCCATTTGCACCAAAATACTTAAGTCACAGTACGAAAGGAAATGATCAATTAGATCAACATAtcaataatcttaatatagcTAAAAGTATACCTATAGCTGAATTTGTTCACTCTGTTGAATATCCAGCAATAGTCACTCAATCTCCTGTTATTGATatagatacaaataaaatcaataatcaaACAAAAGCCTATCGAAATATTCCTCACAACTTTATTGTTGACGATTTTCGTGACATTTCCCCACAAGCTTCGGAAGACCATATTTCTGCGGCTAATTCTCATCCCGATGCAAGTTTTGAAAGTACAGGAGCTGATTATGGGAGTGATCTATATGACTCAGGTATAGCAACTGAGCTAAAGCAAATGAGCGTGCCCTCTAATCATAATCCGGTGTTTGCTGATTTAAGAGGATTAGAAGATGAAGATATTGACAAATATCGTACTGAAAGCAACCTACAACATATAGATTCACCATTACTATATCTTAAGCCGAATGCTCCTCACAAGAGCTTCTCAACCTTCATTTCTCCTTCTACGCCCAGGAATGTTAatgaatatgaaatatatgatGAAGTTGTAACAACAGAAGCTCCACAAGTCACTACCCTTACTAGTGCTTGGGATGAAAGCAGAATGTATTATGCTCAAGACTCGCCAGAAAAACcaagtaatataaatagagcCAAAGTTGTCCAAATTATTATTCCTTATACCAACGCAGAtcaagaaaaagaaaataaatacgaCAATAGAGATTGGCCATATACTTTAGAGAAGGATTTCCGGGCTAGAAAAGTTCAAACACAAACAGAGTCTAGTAATAGACCAACTGGAAGTTATGAATCTTCATCAACAACAGAACTACCTACTTCTGCTGTAACTGAGTATTATAATtcagataatataaatacacaacCAAACGATCAGTATGAAGTTAAAGAAGCTCCATTTGATATAATAAGATTACAACATACAATAGATGCCTGGACTCAACAAGAGTATACAAAGGATTACAAAGTACCTAACAAGACCAGGCCTAGCGAAAAATATGCTAAGCAAATACCAGACGATTTCCTTACCACATTAAGCCCCTTAACAACTCCAACAGAcaattataactataattatgACTTATATGATCACGAAGGATCAAGTAGTATACAATATACAGTTagacataataaaacaaacaatatatctCCTAAACCATTTATGCATTATAACACAATTGATCgtagtaaaataaatcacgATAGCGGTAAGAATGATGAACTGCGTGAAATACAAaaactacatatttatacgGCAGCTTCTAAGTTTAGGAAATTAACAACGACTCCTCCTCCCTGGGGCTACATACAAACGTCTATATCACctttaacaaaagaaaaggTTTATGTAGTCACTTCAAAGCCATGGAGAGAAAAGTCAAATTTTTCGAATGAGGATGAATCAAAAGTGCAGTCTAGATCATCAAATGATGACATGCCGTTTAAGTCACCAAGATTTTCGAATCGGCCTCCAATGGGGGAACAATCAGATGTTTTCACTAAAGGGTGGCACCAAATTAGTAAGTGTAAATCATTGtagtttgtattgtattttaaaaatcgatatatttattttacatttatttacagttaaCAACTTAGAGAGTCGCATGTTTACTGGGAGTACGTCTCTTGAAGATACTTCGAAAGAGGAAGGGCGTgaggtaatattatttttgaataatttatactgattacataaaatagatttaaaaaagtaaagtcCTTCCGATGCgtagatataatttttaaaatgaataatttaaaactatctaCTGTGCCaacgaaacaattattatttcaaccAGCAAACgtgtttactattttaaagtCCTTGcgtttataactttataaaattgatatatttattttacatttatttacagttaaCAACTTGAGAGTCGCATGTTTACTTattagctttaatccggttcaaaaattgttttctttcaatgtgtaaaagctatgttaaccaacgACAATACTATATCCAATGTGTGTTTTCAGAACGAAGAATCGAAGAGTGAGTCCCAGAGTTGAAGACtttaatgaatgaaatgaatgtAGACGAATTCAAAAGCTCATATTTAGGTTAAAAGACTATAGTTTGTGATAATGTGAAGTGACATTAAACATTGAATacaaagacaatttttttatgagtaCGCGTATGTTGTATTTAGCTCATAAATTGAACTGTTTACTTTGTAAGTGACAATAATGACTAGAATTTTagtaactaattaattttcttataattcaGTTTGTGTGTCATCCGAATACGAGATCATAGATACGGAGCCAAAATTGTATATGTGGCTTTTATTAGACTAGAATTTGTAATAGTTACATTGTATATAGAATAGTTGTGTTAATGGCGTGATTCTATTTCAGACGCAACATATTTACTAAGAGAAACATTTTGTTGCTTTTTAAACTCTcttataaatctattataattaataagcaATAATAGATTGTAATTTCAGCTGTTATACTAAACTAGTTCTGGCAACTAATCGCGAATGTGTGGTACAAATATTTGCTTGTAATATTCTTCCTTATAAGTTTAATTGTAATTCAAACAACTTatgtatcttatattttaattcacaaGCCATATCTTTGTTTGGAAAATCTATTGAAACACTtgtatcttaatatatttttgtacataaaactgtaaatatttgtgctagattagtttaataataaaccataataaatattgaaaattataagCTACAAATAATATGTACAACACTTATTTACATCCCCTATATACACTACTTTCCTGTGTTCTTTTTTGTTAGtctaaagtatataaattctGAACTCCATAAGATAATAGTTACTAATGTTACAAAGTTGAGTACTGTTATTGGGGCCGTGTAGGATCCTGTGACATCACGAATACgacctgaaaaaaaattacggaaAAAATTAGTCGCTGGGTCCATTGAACTATGAAAGCAAGATTGGGTTACgagatttaaaaacaaaagaacaaaTGATcgtcttttatttcattatggTGAAACGGAAAGATCAC containing:
- the LOC123712223 gene encoding uncharacterized protein LOC123712223 — its product is MVYPNKHLEKVISLLVQVQPPSISNYNEHTSSQRLPNKNYVEYSSTVNPSHDFQLPKVEQPTQFKNSYGEPIVNSYALDIPYSVSSTGAESHKVNTEVLPDSNPLSNTPNVSIALSNPAPFSLNKGRNIHTLQPVALPNLSVSPLPPIFNARPFRPFAPKYLSHSTKGNDQLDQHINNLNIAKSIPIAEFVHSVEYPAIVTQSPVIDIDTNKINNQTKAYRNIPHNFIVDDFRDISPQASEDHISAANSHPDASFESTGADYGSDLYDSGIATELKQMSVPSNHNPVFADLRGLEDEDIDKYRTESNLQHIDSPLLYLKPNAPHKSFSTFISPSTPRNVNEYEIYDEVVTTEAPQVTTLTSAWDESRMYYAQDSPEKPSNINRAKVVQIIIPYTNADQEKENKYDNRDWPYTLEKDFRARKVQTQTESSNRPTGSYESSSTTELPTSAVTEYYNSDNINTQPNDQYEVKEAPFDIIRLQHTIDAWTQQEYTKDYKVPNKTRPSEKYAKQIPDDFLTTLSPLTTPTDNYNYNYDLYDHEGSSSIQYTVRHNKTNNISPKPFMHYNTIDRSKINHDSGKNDELREIQKLHIYTAASKFRKLTTTPPPWGYIQTSISPLTKEKVYVVTSKPWREKSNFSNEDESKVQSRSSNDDMPFKSPRFSNRPPMGEQSDVFTKGWHQISKCKSL